A genome region from Bradyrhizobium sp. WSM1417 includes the following:
- a CDS encoding Ppx/GppA phosphatase family protein, whose amino-acid sequence MNDHTRLRDGLAPHGELGSMAAAFATEPAVGAQAPGTGVYAALDLGTNNCRLLIACPTHDGFRVVDSFSRIIRLGEGVSATGCISEAAIERAIVALGICRDKINLRKARRLRLIATEACRAASNAEGFRSRVAAETGIELEVIDRETEAALAVLGCSPLVDPRGRGAILFDIGGGSTELVRIERDAANPEPRIKAWMSIPFGVVTLAEQFGGRDVTPEIYAAMEREVAHHIAPFAEQHGGDLADMHLLGTSGTVTTLAGIHLNLARYDRRRIDSVWMNDTDVTATITKLLGMSYEERAANSCISVERADLVLAGCAILDAIRRAFPLPRLRVADRGLREGMLVEMMREDGALRSW is encoded by the coding sequence ATGAATGACCACACGCGGCTCCGCGACGGCCTTGCGCCGCACGGTGAGCTGGGGTCGATGGCGGCGGCGTTCGCCACTGAACCGGCCGTCGGCGCGCAAGCGCCGGGAACCGGCGTCTACGCGGCGCTCGACCTCGGCACCAACAATTGCAGGCTCCTGATCGCCTGTCCGACCCACGACGGCTTTCGGGTGGTCGATTCCTTCTCGCGCATCATCCGGCTCGGCGAGGGCGTCTCGGCAACCGGGTGCATCAGCGAGGCCGCGATCGAGCGCGCCATCGTGGCGCTCGGCATCTGCCGCGACAAGATCAACCTGCGCAAGGCGCGGCGGCTGCGGCTGATCGCCACCGAAGCCTGCCGCGCCGCCTCGAATGCCGAAGGCTTTCGCAGCCGCGTCGCTGCCGAGACCGGGATCGAGCTCGAGGTGATCGACCGCGAGACCGAGGCGGCGCTTGCCGTGCTCGGCTGCTCGCCGCTGGTCGATCCCAGGGGGCGCGGCGCAATCCTGTTCGACATCGGCGGCGGCTCGACCGAACTGGTACGGATCGAGCGCGACGCCGCAAATCCGGAGCCGCGCATCAAAGCCTGGATGTCGATCCCGTTCGGTGTGGTCACCCTTGCCGAGCAGTTCGGGGGCCGCGACGTCACGCCAGAGATCTACGCCGCGATGGAGCGCGAGGTCGCCCATCACATCGCGCCGTTCGCCGAACAGCATGGCGGCGATCTCGCCGACATGCATCTGCTCGGCACCTCAGGCACTGTGACGACGCTCGCCGGCATCCATCTCAATCTCGCGCGCTACGACCGCCGCCGCATTGACAGCGTCTGGATGAACGATACCGATGTGACCGCGACCATCACCAAGCTGCTCGGCATGAGCTACGAGGAGCGCGCCGCGAACAGCTGCATCAGCGTCGAGCGCGCCGATCTCGTGCTGGCCGGCTGCGCCATCCTCGACGCGATCCGCCGCGCCTTTCCGCTGCCACGCCTGCGCGTCGCCGACCGGGGCCTACGCGAAGGCATGCTGGTCGAGATGATGCGCGAAGACGGCGCGCTCAGGAGCTGGTGA
- a CDS encoding RlmE family RNA methyltransferase yields MAKDTTGRLHVQVKTHGKRKLSSKLWLERQLNDPYVVKAKALGYRSRAAFKLLEIDDKYRLLKHGMAVVDLGAAPGGWSQIAAKRVGSVDGKGKVIAIDLLEIPEIAGVEFAQLDFMDNDAPDKLKAMLDGGADIVMSDMAANTTGHRKTDQLRIVGLIETAAAFACDVLKPGGTFLAKAFQSGADAELLAQLKRDFATVRHVKPAASRADSSERYVLATGFRGGATQ; encoded by the coding sequence ATGGCCAAGGACACCACCGGCCGCTTGCACGTCCAGGTCAAGACCCACGGCAAGCGCAAATTGTCGTCGAAGCTCTGGCTCGAGCGGCAGCTCAACGACCCCTATGTGGTGAAGGCGAAGGCGCTGGGCTATCGCTCGCGCGCCGCGTTCAAGCTGCTCGAGATCGACGACAAATACCGGCTGCTCAAGCACGGCATGGCAGTGGTCGATCTCGGTGCCGCCCCGGGGGGCTGGAGCCAGATCGCCGCCAAGCGTGTCGGCTCGGTCGACGGCAAGGGTAAGGTCATCGCGATCGACCTGCTGGAAATCCCCGAGATTGCCGGGGTCGAGTTCGCGCAGCTCGACTTCATGGACAATGACGCGCCGGACAAGCTCAAGGCGATGCTCGATGGCGGCGCCGACATCGTGATGTCCGACATGGCTGCCAACACCACCGGTCACCGCAAGACCGACCAACTTCGCATCGTCGGCCTGATCGAGACCGCCGCCGCGTTCGCCTGCGATGTGCTGAAGCCGGGCGGGACCTTCCTGGCAAAGGCGTTCCAGAGCGGCGCCGACGCCGAGCTGCTCGCCCAGCTCAAGCGCGATTTCGCCACGGTGCGTCACGTCAAGCCGGCCGCGAGCCGTGCGGATTCCTCGGAGCGCTATGTGCTGGCGACGGGATTTCGAGGCGGGGCGACGCAGTAG
- a CDS encoding MFS transporter — translation MVDKQRIIPLIVATALFMENMDSTVIATSLPAIAADIGTSPLTLKLAITSYLLSLAVFIPASGWTADRFGARMVFAIAVGVFMVGSVGCALSTSVTDFVFARILQGMGGAMMTPVGRLVLLRSVDKSALVNAMAWVTVPALIGPVIGPPLGGFITTYASWHWIFLINIPIGLLGIFMALRFIDPIKSEEREPFDLYGMVLAGLGLAGIAFGLSVAGLNLLPWSTVAALVVGGSISMTLYVLHARRTGSPVLDFTLLRLPTLRAAVLGGFMFRLGIGALPFLLPLLMQIGFGLSPFKSGLVTFGSSLGAMGMKALAARIIRAFGFRNLMTANAIISAVFLAACALFTVTTPLLIIMIILVVGGFFRSLEFTAINTVAYAEVEHAQMSRATTLVSVNQQLAVSAGVAVGAASVETTMWLSHVSELNASVFAPAFIVVALTSAASSWFFWQMPADAGHEVSGRKAVEIASRKGAGKGAAKAAVKAATEDTQDVRDQRLG, via the coding sequence ATGGTCGACAAGCAACGCATCATTCCGCTGATCGTGGCCACTGCTCTCTTCATGGAGAACATGGATTCGACGGTGATCGCCACGTCGCTGCCCGCGATCGCGGCCGACATCGGCACCAGCCCACTGACGCTCAAGCTCGCGATCACCTCGTATCTGCTGTCGCTTGCCGTGTTCATTCCGGCGAGCGGCTGGACCGCCGACCGTTTCGGCGCGCGCATGGTGTTTGCGATTGCCGTCGGCGTGTTCATGGTCGGCTCGGTCGGCTGCGCGCTCTCGACATCGGTCACCGATTTCGTATTCGCGCGCATCCTGCAAGGCATGGGCGGGGCGATGATGACGCCGGTCGGGCGCCTCGTGCTGTTGCGATCGGTCGACAAGAGCGCGCTGGTCAATGCCATGGCGTGGGTGACGGTTCCTGCCCTGATCGGACCCGTGATCGGGCCGCCGCTCGGCGGCTTCATCACCACCTATGCGTCGTGGCACTGGATCTTCCTGATCAACATCCCGATCGGGCTGCTCGGCATCTTCATGGCCTTGCGCTTCATCGATCCTATCAAGAGCGAGGAACGAGAGCCGTTCGACCTCTACGGCATGGTGCTCGCGGGCCTCGGGCTCGCCGGCATCGCCTTCGGGCTGTCGGTCGCCGGACTCAATCTGCTGCCATGGAGCACGGTCGCCGCCCTGGTCGTCGGCGGATCGATCTCGATGACACTGTATGTCCTTCACGCGCGGCGAACGGGGTCGCCAGTGCTGGACTTCACGCTGCTGAGGCTGCCGACACTGCGCGCGGCCGTTCTCGGCGGCTTCATGTTTCGGCTCGGCATCGGCGCGCTGCCATTCCTGTTGCCATTGCTGATGCAGATCGGCTTCGGCCTCTCGCCGTTCAAGTCCGGCCTCGTCACGTTTGGCTCCTCGCTCGGCGCCATGGGCATGAAGGCGCTGGCCGCACGCATCATCCGCGCCTTCGGCTTTCGCAACCTGATGACGGCGAACGCGATCATCAGTGCAGTTTTCCTGGCCGCCTGTGCCCTCTTCACCGTGACGACGCCGCTGCTGATCATCATGATCATCCTGGTGGTTGGCGGCTTCTTCCGTTCGCTCGAGTTCACCGCGATCAACACGGTTGCCTATGCCGAGGTCGAGCACGCGCAGATGAGCCGCGCCACCACGCTCGTCAGCGTCAACCAGCAGCTCGCGGTCTCGGCCGGCGTTGCCGTCGGCGCTGCGTCCGTGGAGACGACGATGTGGCTCAGCCACGTCAGCGAGCTCAACGCCAGTGTGTTTGCGCCGGCCTTCATCGTGGTCGCCCTGACCTCGGCGGCGTCGAGCTGGTTCTTCTGGCAGATGCCCGCCGATGCCGGCCACGAAGTCTCCGGCCGCAAGGCCGTGGAGATCGCAAGCCGCAAGGGTGCCGGCAAGGGCGCGGCCAAGGCGGCCGTCAAGGCCGCAACCGAGGATACGCAGGACGTGCGGGATCAGCGGCTGGGGTAG
- the guaB gene encoding IMP dehydrogenase, whose amino-acid sequence MATVQQGIREALTFDDVLLKPGLSDVMPGEVDIRSRVTRAIPLNIPIMASAMDTVTEARMAIAMAQAGGIGVIHRNFDPEGQAAQVRQVKRYESGMVVNPLTISPDATLDDALKLMSDHGISGIPVVTGAGKSTPGKLVGILTNRDVRFATDRQQKISELMTHEGLVTVRENVSQDEARRMLHQHRIEKLLVVDEQYRCVGLVTVKDMEKAVAHPLACKDAQGRLRVAAATTVGDSGFERTERLIDAGVDLVVVDTAHGHSRHVLHAVNRIKRLSNSVQVVAGNVATSEGAQALIDAGADCIKVGIGPGSICTTRIVAGVGVPQLTAIMDAVEAAKKSDIPVIADGGIKFSGDLAKALAAGADIAMVGSLLAGTDETPGEVFLWQGRSYKAYRGMGSVGAMARGSADRYFQQDIKDTLKLVPEGIEGQVPYKGPVGNVMHQLAGGLRAAMGYVGAKDMKDLHDKAQFVRITGAGLRESHVHDVTITREAPNYPGGG is encoded by the coding sequence ATGGCCACGGTGCAACAAGGCATTCGCGAAGCCCTCACGTTCGACGACGTGCTGCTGAAGCCGGGCCTGTCGGACGTCATGCCGGGCGAGGTCGACATCCGCTCTCGCGTCACCCGTGCCATTCCGCTCAACATCCCGATCATGGCCTCCGCCATGGACACGGTCACCGAAGCCCGCATGGCGATCGCCATGGCGCAGGCCGGCGGCATCGGCGTCATTCACCGCAATTTCGATCCCGAGGGACAGGCCGCCCAGGTGCGGCAGGTCAAGCGCTACGAGTCGGGCATGGTGGTGAACCCGCTCACCATCAGCCCCGACGCCACGCTGGACGACGCGCTCAAGCTGATGAGCGATCACGGCATCTCCGGCATTCCCGTCGTCACCGGTGCGGGCAAGTCCACGCCGGGCAAGCTGGTCGGCATTCTCACCAACCGCGACGTCCGCTTCGCCACCGACCGCCAGCAAAAAATCTCCGAACTGATGACGCATGAAGGTCTCGTCACGGTGCGCGAGAATGTCAGCCAGGACGAGGCGCGGCGGATGCTGCATCAACACCGCATCGAGAAGCTGCTCGTGGTCGACGAGCAATATCGCTGCGTCGGTCTGGTCACCGTGAAGGACATGGAGAAGGCGGTCGCCCATCCGCTGGCCTGCAAGGACGCACAGGGCCGTCTGCGCGTCGCCGCCGCCACCACGGTCGGTGATAGCGGCTTCGAGCGCACCGAGCGGCTGATCGACGCCGGCGTCGATCTCGTCGTGGTCGACACCGCGCACGGCCATTCCCGTCACGTGCTCCATGCGGTCAACCGCATCAAGCGTCTCTCCAACTCGGTGCAGGTCGTTGCCGGCAACGTCGCGACCTCGGAGGGTGCGCAGGCGCTGATCGATGCGGGCGCGGACTGCATCAAGGTCGGCATCGGCCCGGGCTCGATCTGCACCACGCGCATCGTCGCCGGCGTCGGCGTTCCCCAGCTCACCGCGATCATGGATGCGGTCGAGGCGGCGAAGAAGTCCGACATCCCCGTGATCGCCGACGGCGGTATCAAGTTTTCCGGCGACCTCGCGAAAGCGCTCGCTGCCGGTGCCGACATCGCGATGGTCGGCTCACTGCTCGCCGGCACCGACGAGACGCCCGGCGAAGTGTTCTTGTGGCAGGGCCGCTCCTACAAGGCCTATCGCGGCATGGGTTCGGTCGGCGCGATGGCGCGCGGCTCGGCCGACCGCTACTTCCAGCAGGACATCAAGGACACGCTCAAGCTCGTGCCCGAAGGCATCGAAGGCCAGGTGCCTTACAAGGGCCCGGTCGGCAACGTCATGCACCAGCTCGCCGGCGGCCTGCGCGCCGCGATGGGCTATGTTGGTGCAAAGGACATGAAGGACCTGCACGACAAGGCCCAGTTCGTGCGCATCACCGGCGCGGGCCTGCGCGAAAGCCACGTCCACGACGTCACCATCACGCGCGAGGCGCCGAACTATCCGGGCGGGGGTTAG
- a CDS encoding IS30 family transposase yields MPPTHLSQSSKPASGRYLSFAEREEIAILRAQGHGVRAIARQLDRPPCTISRELRRNVARRHGAPEYRATTAQWHADRSARRSKLAKLAINPALRDYVQGRLAGMIAKPDGELLAGPNVVWKGRRAVHRQHRRWARAWSPEQISRRLRLDFPQDETMRISHEAIYQALYVQGRGALHRELTACLRTGRALRMPRVRARRGRSFISSEVMISQRPAEVADRAVPGHWEGDLIIGLGNSAIGTLVERSTRFTILLHLPRMTGQEQETRVKNGPALAGHGAEAVRDAITRAIVTMPEQLRRSLTWDQGAELAQHARLRIDAGVQVYFCDPHSPWQRGTNENTNGLLRQYFPKGTDLSMHNAGDLEAVAHALNTRPRKTLGWKTPAETLDQLLRVRDTQRVATNG; encoded by the coding sequence ATGCCGCCGACACATTTATCGCAATCGTCAAAACCTGCATCGGGGCGTTACCTCTCGTTCGCTGAGCGCGAGGAGATCGCCATTTTGCGCGCGCAGGGTCATGGGGTGCGAGCGATCGCTCGTCAACTCGATCGCCCTCCATGCACGATCTCTCGTGAGCTCCGGCGCAATGTGGCGCGGCGCCACGGCGCTCCAGAGTACCGAGCGACCACGGCACAATGGCACGCTGATCGGTCCGCCCGACGGTCCAAGCTGGCGAAGTTGGCAATCAATCCGGCCCTGAGGGATTATGTGCAGGGCAGGCTTGCCGGTATGATCGCCAAACCGGACGGAGAGCTCCTCGCCGGCCCGAACGTCGTGTGGAAGGGACGCCGGGCTGTGCATCGGCAACACCGCCGCTGGGCGAGGGCATGGAGCCCGGAACAGATTTCTCGGCGACTTCGGTTGGATTTTCCCCAGGATGAGACGATGCGCATCAGTCACGAAGCGATCTATCAGGCGCTTTATGTGCAGGGTCGAGGGGCTTTGCATCGCGAACTGACGGCCTGTTTGCGCACCGGGCGGGCCTTGCGGATGCCGAGAGTACGCGCCCGTAGGGGCAGAAGCTTCATTTCTTCTGAGGTCATGATCAGTCAACGTCCGGCGGAGGTCGCCGATCGAGCTGTGCCGGGCCACTGGGAAGGTGACCTCATTATCGGGCTTGGAAATTCTGCGATCGGCACCTTGGTGGAGCGCTCGACCCGCTTTACCATTCTGCTGCATCTGCCGCGCATGACGGGCCAGGAGCAGGAAACTCGCGTGAAGAATGGACCTGCACTCGCCGGGCACGGCGCTGAGGCAGTGCGCGACGCCATTACCCGGGCAATCGTCACCATGCCCGAGCAACTGCGTCGGTCGCTGACCTGGGATCAGGGAGCTGAGCTGGCTCAGCATGCGCGTCTGAGGATCGACGCTGGCGTGCAGGTCTATTTCTGCGACCCTCACAGCCCTTGGCAGCGCGGGACCAACGAGAACACGAATGGGTTGCTGCGCCAGTACTTCCCAAAAGGGACCGATCTCAGCATGCACAATGCTGGTGACCTCGAGGCCGTGGCTCACGCACTCAATACCAGGCCCAGGAAAACCCTTGGCTGGAAAACACCGGCGGAAACTCTCGACCAATTGCTACGAGTGCGCGATACACAGCGTGTTGCGACGAACGGTTGA
- a CDS encoding NADP-dependent oxidoreductase — MSQGKRIVLAARPVGEPKPSDFRVEEFAVPTPAAGEVLLRTIWLSLDPYMRGRMSDGPSYATPVPVGGVMEAGTVCEVAASNNPNFAKGDIVLSRAGWQTHAISDGKGLNKIDPKLAPISTAVGVLGMPGMTAYTGLLDIGKPQAGETVVVAGASGAVGSAVGQIAKIKGARAVGIAGGKDKCDYVVKELGFDACIDHRDPDLASKLKDACPKGIDVYFENVGGAVFEAVFPLLNAFARVPVCGLIAHYNDTEAKPPKWAASMMRATLTKRLTFRGFIVSDFASRHGDFLRDMSGWVREGKVKYKEFVTEGLESAPEAFMGLLKGANFGKQLVRVGPDKA; from the coding sequence ATGTCCCAAGGCAAACGCATCGTTCTCGCCGCGCGTCCCGTCGGCGAGCCAAAGCCGTCCGATTTCCGCGTCGAGGAATTCGCCGTGCCGACGCCTGCCGCAGGTGAAGTCCTGCTGCGCACGATCTGGCTCTCGCTCGATCCCTATATGCGCGGGCGCATGAGCGACGGTCCGTCCTACGCGACGCCGGTGCCCGTCGGTGGCGTGATGGAAGCCGGGACGGTCTGCGAGGTCGCAGCCTCCAACAATCCGAACTTCGCAAAGGGCGACATCGTGCTCTCGCGCGCGGGTTGGCAGACGCATGCGATCTCCGACGGCAAGGGGCTGAACAAGATCGATCCGAAGCTCGCGCCGATCTCGACGGCCGTCGGCGTGCTGGGCATGCCCGGCATGACCGCCTACACGGGCCTGCTCGATATCGGCAAGCCGCAAGCAGGCGAGACCGTCGTCGTCGCCGGTGCCTCCGGTGCGGTCGGTTCGGCCGTGGGACAGATCGCGAAGATCAAGGGCGCACGCGCGGTTGGAATCGCCGGCGGCAAGGACAAATGCGATTACGTCGTGAAGGAGCTCGGCTTCGATGCCTGCATCGATCACCGCGATCCCGATCTGGCGTCGAAGCTGAAGGACGCCTGCCCGAAGGGCATCGACGTCTATTTCGAGAATGTCGGCGGCGCCGTGTTCGAGGCGGTGTTCCCGCTCCTCAACGCGTTCGCGCGCGTGCCGGTCTGCGGCCTGATCGCCCATTACAACGACACTGAAGCGAAGCCGCCGAAATGGGCCGCCAGCATGATGCGCGCGACCCTGACCAAGCGGCTGACCTTCCGCGGCTTCATCGTCTCCGACTTCGCCTCCCGCCATGGCGACTTCCTGCGCGACATGTCCGGCTGGGTCCGCGAGGGCAAGGTCAAGTACAAGGAGTTCGTCACCGAGGGCCTGGAGAGCGCGCCCGAAGCCTTCATGGGACTTCTGAAGGGGGCCAATTTCGGCAAGCAGCTGGTGCGGGTCGGGCCGGACAAGGCTTGA
- a CDS encoding MAPEG family protein, with amino-acid sequence MSVQMVLLPVFVQVGLTFALLIAMATGRRRALVSGETKSRDIALGEPNWPKGATQFANCYRNQFELPVLLYVLIALALPLRHADLFIVLMSWVFVVTRFVHAGIFVSSNNLGRRSTIWLAGVVVLLAMWIYFALKMLLLI; translated from the coding sequence ATGTCCGTTCAAATGGTTTTGCTGCCGGTCTTCGTGCAGGTCGGTCTCACCTTCGCACTCCTGATCGCCATGGCGACGGGACGCCGGCGCGCGCTCGTCTCCGGCGAGACCAAGAGCCGTGACATTGCGTTGGGCGAGCCCAACTGGCCCAAGGGGGCCACACAATTCGCCAATTGCTACCGCAACCAGTTCGAGCTGCCGGTGCTGCTCTATGTCCTGATCGCGCTGGCGCTCCCGTTGCGCCACGCCGATCTCTTCATCGTGCTGATGTCCTGGGTGTTCGTGGTGACGCGCTTCGTCCATGCCGGAATTTTCGTCTCCTCCAACAATCTCGGACGCCGCTCCACGATCTGGCTCGCCGGCGTGGTCGTCTTGCTCGCGATGTGGATCTACTTCGCGCTGAAAATGCTGTTGCTGATCTAG
- a CDS encoding RsmB/NOP family class I SAM-dependent RNA methyltransferase, giving the protein MTPAARLSAAIELIDTIEKDRVPAAKALKEWGTAHRFAGSGDRAAIAGLVWDVLRRYASSAYLMDSDTARARLIGMLRLERNMDVATMAALFDGSRFAPAPLTEAEQAALASRSLQGAPAAIAGDYPEWLDPYLAKAFGEERVAEAAAMASRAPLDLRVNTLKSNRDKVLGALAHLHAKPTQWSATGLRIELSADARNPGIQAEEDFIKGAIEVQDEGSQLAAALTAAKPGEQVIDLCAGAGGKTLALAAMMQGKGRLIATDSDKRQLAPIHERLSRAGVHNADVRTPKGEADPLAEISATADLVVIDAPCTGTGTWRRNPDAKWRMRPGALEIRLRDQTAVLDRAVPLVKAGGRIAYITCSVLSEENGEQVRAFTSRHPEFAVVPPEQTASVLWDKAEEFAQAALQSPEGWLMTPRRTGTDGFFVSVLKKA; this is encoded by the coding sequence ATGACTCCCGCTGCCCGGCTGTCCGCAGCCATCGAACTGATCGACACTATCGAGAAAGACCGCGTCCCCGCGGCCAAGGCGCTGAAGGAATGGGGCACCGCGCACCGCTTCGCCGGCTCCGGCGACCGCGCCGCCATTGCCGGCCTCGTCTGGGACGTGCTGCGCCGCTATGCCTCGAGCGCGTACCTGATGGATTCGGACACCGCGCGGGCGCGGCTGATTGGCATGCTTCGCCTCGAGCGCAACATGGATGTGGCGACGATGGCCGCGCTGTTCGACGGCAGCCGCTTTGCCCCCGCGCCGTTGACCGAGGCCGAGCAGGCCGCGCTCGCCTCGCGGTCGCTTCAAGGTGCCCCGGCCGCGATCGCCGGCGACTATCCGGAATGGCTGGATCCGTATTTGGCAAAAGCCTTCGGCGAAGAGCGGGTCGCGGAGGCAGCCGCAATGGCGAGCCGGGCGCCGCTCGACCTGCGCGTCAACACGCTAAAATCCAATCGCGACAAGGTGCTGGGGGCGCTTGCTCATCTTCATGCGAAACCGACGCAGTGGTCCGCAACCGGCCTGCGCATCGAGCTTTCGGCCGATGCGCGCAACCCCGGTATCCAGGCCGAAGAGGATTTCATCAAGGGCGCCATTGAAGTGCAGGATGAGGGGTCGCAGCTTGCGGCGGCCCTGACCGCGGCAAAACCCGGCGAGCAGGTGATCGATCTCTGTGCGGGAGCCGGCGGCAAGACGCTGGCGCTGGCCGCGATGATGCAGGGCAAGGGCCGGCTGATCGCGACCGACAGCGACAAGCGGCAACTTGCGCCCATTCACGAACGCCTGTCCCGCGCCGGCGTCCACAATGCCGATGTGCGCACACCCAAGGGCGAGGCCGATCCGCTGGCCGAGATCAGCGCCACCGCCGACCTCGTCGTGATCGACGCGCCCTGCACGGGAACAGGAACCTGGCGCCGCAACCCCGATGCCAAATGGCGCATGCGCCCGGGCGCGCTGGAGATTCGGTTACGAGACCAGACTGCGGTGCTCGATCGCGCGGTGCCGCTGGTCAAGGCCGGCGGCCGCATCGCCTACATCACCTGCTCGGTGCTTTCAGAGGAGAACGGCGAGCAGGTGAGGGCGTTCACCAGCCGGCATCCCGAGTTCGCGGTGGTGCCGCCGGAGCAGACCGCGAGCGTGCTCTGGGACAAGGCGGAGGAGTTTGCGCAAGCCGCGCTGCAATCGCCGGAAGGCTGGCTGATGACGCCGCGGCGGACCGGGACGGACGGGTTCTTCGTCTCGGTCTTGAAGAAGGCATAG
- a CDS encoding cold-shock protein: MAMGTVKWFNNQKGFGFIQPDDGDKDVFVHISAVERAGLSTLNEGQKVSFDIVADRRSGKSSADNLRVG; the protein is encoded by the coding sequence ATGGCTATGGGCACCGTGAAGTGGTTCAACAATCAAAAGGGTTTTGGTTTCATTCAGCCGGATGACGGCGACAAGGACGTGTTCGTGCACATCAGCGCCGTCGAGCGCGCTGGCCTGTCGACCCTCAACGAGGGCCAGAAGGTCTCGTTCGACATCGTCGCCGATCGTCGCAGCGGCAAGTCCTCGGCTGACAATCTCCGCGTCGGCTAA
- a CDS encoding DHCW motif cupin fold protein encodes MKLPTSPFTVTDWSKVEPTIHPGETGQAQWRTLDIGDLRVRMVEYSPGYLADHWCDRGHVLYVLQGELDSELRDGRKFKLTAGMSYQVSDFGDAAHRSSTVTGATLFIVD; translated from the coding sequence ATGAAGCTCCCCACCTCCCCCTTCACCGTCACCGACTGGAGCAAGGTCGAGCCGACCATCCATCCCGGCGAGACCGGGCAGGCCCAGTGGCGCACGCTCGACATCGGCGATCTCCGGGTGCGGATGGTCGAGTATTCGCCGGGCTATCTCGCCGACCATTGGTGCGACCGCGGCCACGTGCTCTACGTGCTGCAGGGCGAGCTCGACAGCGAGCTGCGCGACGGGCGCAAGTTCAAGCTCACGGCGGGGATGAGCTACCAGGTCTCGGATTTCGGCGACGCCGCGCACCGGTCCTCCACAGTGACGGGGGCGACGCTGTTTATCGTCGATTGA
- a CDS encoding nuclear transport factor 2 family protein has protein sequence MPHHHQPSNLAALGRTWVEAWNARDLERVLSLYDEDVVMTSDRIPAMGFDESGTVRGKDALRAYWGKALALLPNLHFTVIDVFVSPDSVVVFYENERGKKICEYLRVNAAGKIVQGSANHPVH, from the coding sequence ATGCCACACCATCACCAGCCGTCGAATCTCGCCGCGCTCGGCCGCACCTGGGTCGAGGCCTGGAACGCGCGCGACCTCGAACGCGTGCTCTCGCTCTATGACGAGGACGTCGTGATGACCTCGGACCGCATCCCGGCGATGGGCTTCGATGAAAGCGGCACCGTGCGCGGCAAGGATGCGTTGCGCGCCTATTGGGGCAAGGCGCTCGCCCTGTTGCCGAACCTGCATTTCACGGTGATCGATGTGTTCGTCAGCCCGGATAGTGTCGTGGTGTTCTACGAGAACGAGCGCGGGAAGAAGATCTGCGAATATCTGCGGGTGAATGCGGCCGGAAAGATCGTGCAGGGATCGGCGAATCATCCGGTGCACTAG